A genomic window from Carassius carassius chromosome 29, fCarCar2.1, whole genome shotgun sequence includes:
- the LOC132109803 gene encoding cathepsin F-like, protein MYFNRGYPVIAFCALVGLILGSEDGADRPVTGAPGSAVRLSESDPGVMKAVKFAEERYNMGSNAMHIRRVNKILSASKQLVKGVRYSIMVEIGNTQCKKSLKLSGVDTCDFFPEPHKQKTEVCLFEVWDIPWENKSTLLKQKCQPAVSKELRKVAAIPLTYGKPMKETVELRTEFKNFMITYNRTYSSQEEAEKRLRIFQENMKTAQTLQSLEQGSAEYGVTKFSDLTEDEFRMMYLNPMLSQWSLKKEMKPATPASKAAPDSWDWREHGAVSPVKNQGMCGSCWAFSVTGNIEGQWFKKTGQLLSLSEQELVDCDKLDQACGGGLPSNAYEAIEKLGGLETETDYNYTGHKQSCDFSSGKVAAFINSSVELPDNENEIAAWLAENGPVSAALNAFAMQFYRKGVSHPLKIFCNPWMIDHAVLIVGFGQRDGVPFWAIKNSWGEDYGEQGYYYLYRGSRLCGINKMCSSAIVN, encoded by the exons ATGTACTTTAACCGCGGTTACCCTGTCATCGCCTTCTGCGCTCTCGTCGGGCTAATTCTGGGTTCAGAAGATGGCGCGGATCGCCCGGTTACCGGAGCTCCGGGATCCGCGGTCCGTCTGTCGGAGTCAGACCCCGGGGTTATGAAAGCAGTCAAATTCGCAGAGGAACGATATAATATGGGCTCCAACGCGATGCATATACGACGTGTTAACAAAATCCTTTCGGCCAGCAAACAG CTGGTAAAAGGTGTTCGGTACAGTATTATGGTTGAGATCGGAAACACTCAGTGTAAGAAATCCCTAAAGCTGAGTGGTGTGGACACCTGTGACTTTTTCCCAGAGCCTCACAAACAGAAG ACGGAGGTTTGTTTGTTTGAGGTTTGGGACATTCCCTGGGAAAATAAATCCACCCTACTTAAACAGAAATGCCAGCCTGCGG TTTCCAAGGAGCTCAGAAAGGTTGCAGCCATACCTCTAACCTATGGCAAACCCATGAAG gaaACTGTGGAGCTTCGGACTGAGTTTAAAAACTTTATGATCACATACAATCGAACATACAGCTCCCAAGAAG AGGCAGAGAAGCGTCTGCGCATTTTCCAGGAGAATATGAAAACGGCTCAAACGCTGCAGTCTCTGGAACAGGGCTCAGCTGAGTACGGGGTCACCAAGTTCAGTGACCTCACAG AGGATGAGTTCAGAATGATGTACCTGAACCCAATGCTGAGTCAGTGGAGCCTGAAGAAGGAGATGAAGCCAGCGACTCCGGCTAGTAAGGCTGCTCCTGACAGCTGGGACTGGAGGGAGCACGGGGCCGTCAGTCCTGTGAAGAATCAG GGCATGTGTGGCTCCTGTTGGGCATTTTCTGTGACTGGAAACATTGAGGGACAGTGGTTCAAGAAAACCGGGCAGCTTCTTTCCCTCTCTGAGCAGG AATTAGTGGACTGTGATAAACTGGACCAGGCGTGTGGAGGTGGACTGCCGTCTAACGCTTACGAAGCCATCGAGAAGCTTG GAGGTCTTGAGACAGAAACGGACTACAACTACACAGGACACAAGCAGAGCTGCGATTTCTCTTCAGGGAAGGTGGCCGCATTCATTAACAGCTCTGTTGAGCTTCCTGACAATGAAAACG AGATTGCTGCTTGGCTGGCTGAGAACGGTCCGGTCTCTGCTGCACTCAATGCTTTCGCCATGCAG TTCTACAGAAAGGGAGTGTCTCATCCTCTAAAGATCTTCTGCAACCCCTGGATGATTGATCACGCTGTGCTAATAGTGGGATTCGGACAAC GTGATGGCGTTCCATTCTGGGCCATCAAGAACAGCTGGGGAGAGGACTATGGAGAGCAG GGTTACTATTACCTGTACAGAGGATCCAGACTGTGTGGAATCAACAAGATGTGCTCATCTGCAATTGTGAATtag